From the genome of Candidatus Dormiibacterota bacterium, one region includes:
- a CDS encoding acyl carrier protein codes for MNATEIREAVRDILHRFAPEADLDALAPTADLREALDIDSFDFLNLLNALHDRLGVDIPESDYGRVRTLQTLTEYLTAS; via the coding sequence ATGAACGCGACCGAGATCCGCGAAGCCGTGCGTGACATTCTGCACCGCTTCGCCCCCGAAGCCGACCTTGACGCCCTCGCCCCGACCGCCGATCTACGCGAAGCGCTGGACATCGACTCGTTCGATTTCCTCAACCTGCTAAACGCGCTCCACGATCGCCTTGGAGTGGACATCCCCGAATCCGACTACGGCCGCGTTCGAACGCTCCAAACTCTCACAGAATATCTCACCGCGTCGTAA
- a CDS encoding MFS transporter, with product MRYTSQTMLSGGPRRGVFSSPAFARYFLGQALSYVGDGLRLLAVPLLVFHLTKSALSTGGSLVAEVVPFAIFAMVGGSLADRVDRRRLMILCDMVRFAVMAAFTVTYALHVLTVPMIYCGLAIISISAAFFMGGQSASIPYLVGKEGATRATSALLAAENTTNLVTPVIGGALFSFFGPLPALAINAMTYLGSQVSLAFVPSLGPDQPKGVPTWSELRGDLKIGMLHLFNDRAMRALTVIGFALNTLGYAGYAILIPFFKRDFGASDRDIGIIFGMNALGALIGSLAAGHFDRRWPFGRAITIAYVIDALLFLPIIFARSMWLAGLCWAASNALAQFEVGQIIGWRLRILPGELVGRVFGAIRLVVLIGMAPGVLFSGWVADRYGAHLAMSISAVGYVAIAFVALASPTIRRESR from the coding sequence GTGCGATATACATCACAGACTATGCTTTCGGGTGGTCCGCGGCGCGGCGTCTTTAGCTCGCCCGCTTTCGCACGGTATTTCCTGGGCCAGGCCCTCTCGTACGTAGGGGATGGGCTGCGGCTGCTTGCCGTCCCGCTGCTGGTGTTCCATCTGACGAAGTCGGCCCTTTCGACGGGCGGCTCGCTGGTGGCCGAGGTCGTGCCGTTTGCCATCTTCGCCATGGTGGGCGGCTCGCTCGCCGACCGGGTCGATCGGCGGCGGCTGATGATCCTGTGCGATATGGTGCGCTTTGCCGTGATGGCGGCGTTCACGGTTACCTACGCCCTCCACGTGCTCACCGTCCCGATGATCTACTGCGGCCTTGCGATCATCTCCATCAGCGCGGCCTTCTTCATGGGCGGCCAATCCGCGTCGATCCCGTACCTGGTCGGCAAGGAAGGCGCGACGCGCGCAACATCGGCGCTCCTTGCGGCCGAGAACACCACCAACCTAGTCACCCCAGTCATCGGGGGCGCGCTCTTCAGCTTCTTCGGTCCGCTGCCGGCGCTCGCCATCAATGCGATGACCTATCTGGGCAGCCAGGTCTCGCTCGCGTTCGTTCCCTCGCTCGGTCCGGACCAGCCGAAGGGCGTGCCGACCTGGAGCGAGTTGCGCGGCGATTTGAAGATCGGCATGCTGCATCTCTTCAACGATCGCGCGATGCGCGCGCTGACGGTGATCGGCTTTGCGCTCAATACGCTCGGTTATGCCGGGTATGCGATCTTGATCCCGTTCTTCAAGCGCGATTTCGGTGCGAGCGATCGCGACATCGGCATCATCTTCGGCATGAACGCGCTCGGCGCATTGATCGGCTCGCTCGCCGCGGGACACTTCGATCGGCGCTGGCCGTTCGGCCGCGCGATCACTATCGCATACGTCATCGATGCGTTGCTGTTTTTGCCGATCATCTTCGCGCGCTCGATGTGGCTGGCCGGGCTCTGTTGGGCGGCCTCCAACGCTCTCGCGCAATTCGAGGTCGGGCAGATTATCGGGTGGCGTTTGCGCATTCTGCCCGGCGAATTGGTAGGCCGCGTCTTCGGCGCGATTCGGTTGGTCGTGCTCATCGGCATGGCGCCCGGCGTGCTGTTTTCAGGCTGGGTCGCCGACCGGTATGGCGCGCATCTGGCGATGTCGATCAGCGCGGTCGGGTACGTCGCGATCGCGTTCGTCGCGCTCGCGTCACCGACGATCCGCCGCGAGTCTCGTTAA
- the pdhA gene encoding pyruvate dehydrogenase (acetyl-transferring) E1 component subunit alpha, whose translation MLETPAVKHGLALLREMLLIRRFEERCAQSYAEQKIRGFLHLYVGEEAVGVGVMQTLVAEDVVISTYREHGHALARGIAPGPIMAEMYGKQEGCSHGRGGSMHIFDRATNFYGGNAIVGGGIPLALGFALAAQLRNRPAICCCFFGEGAVAEGEFHESMNLAALWKLPVLFVCENNYYAMGTRLDLSESVTDIHQKAASYGIASAFVDGMDVEAVEAAAQTAAASVREHHGPYFLECRTYRFHGHSTADPQLYRSKAEVEEWKKRDPIPMLIARLKSRGECNDDDIARLESEIAGIVRDAVAYADAGTLEPPETLTRFVYSEQPA comes from the coding sequence ATGCTCGAAACGCCGGCGGTCAAACACGGCCTCGCGCTCCTTCGCGAAATGCTGCTCATCCGGCGTTTCGAAGAACGATGCGCGCAATCGTATGCGGAGCAAAAAATCCGCGGGTTCCTTCATCTGTACGTCGGGGAGGAAGCGGTTGGCGTCGGCGTTATGCAGACGCTCGTCGCCGAAGACGTCGTGATCTCGACGTATCGCGAACACGGCCATGCCCTCGCGCGAGGAATCGCTCCGGGCCCGATCATGGCCGAGATGTACGGCAAACAGGAGGGCTGCAGCCACGGCCGCGGCGGATCGATGCACATTTTCGACCGTGCGACGAACTTCTACGGCGGCAACGCGATCGTCGGCGGAGGCATTCCGCTCGCACTCGGGTTCGCACTCGCGGCCCAGCTGCGCAACCGACCGGCGATCTGCTGCTGCTTCTTCGGCGAAGGTGCGGTCGCAGAGGGCGAGTTTCACGAGTCGATGAATCTTGCGGCGCTCTGGAAGCTCCCCGTACTGTTCGTCTGCGAGAACAACTATTACGCGATGGGTACGCGCCTCGATCTCTCCGAATCGGTGACCGACATTCACCAGAAGGCCGCGTCGTACGGCATCGCTTCCGCGTTCGTCGACGGTATGGACGTCGAAGCGGTTGAAGCGGCGGCGCAAACCGCCGCAGCATCGGTGCGCGAACACCATGGCCCGTACTTTCTCGAGTGCCGTACCTACCGATTTCACGGCCATTCCACCGCCGATCCGCAACTCTATCGCTCCAAGGCCGAGGTCGAAGAGTGGAAAAAACGCGACCCGATCCCAATGCTGATCGCGCGCCTCAAAAGCCGCGGCGAATGCAACGACGACGATATCGCTCGCCTCGAGAGCGAGATCGCCGGCATCGTCCGCGACGCCGTCGCCTACGCGGATGCCGGAACGCTGGAGCCCCCGGAAACGCTCACGCGTTTTGTGTACTCGGAGCAACCGGCGTGA
- a CDS encoding alpha-ketoacid dehydrogenase subunit beta has protein sequence MQSDERVFLMGEDVGRYGGYFAVSKGFIDEFGPERIRDTPLSESAYVGAGIGAALAGMRPIVEITTANFSLLALDQIVDNAASYLYMSGGQFNVPLVIRMGTGGARQMGAQHSHSLEGWYAHIPGLKILTPATLADARGMLATALADPDPVLIFEHGTLYNMEGELAPDAGAVDISSASIRRAGRDVSIITYGATLWKALAAAETLAQDGIEAEVIDLRSLRPLDERTIVESVKRTHRAAIVDEGWKSGSISAEICARIVEAAFYDLDAPIARVCSAEVPMPYAKQLEDAALPQAETIVATVRSLVSHAGG, from the coding sequence ATGCAAAGCGACGAACGCGTATTTCTGATGGGCGAAGACGTCGGACGCTACGGCGGATACTTCGCAGTCAGCAAAGGCTTTATCGACGAGTTCGGCCCGGAGCGCATCCGCGACACGCCGCTCTCGGAATCGGCCTACGTCGGCGCGGGCATCGGTGCGGCGCTCGCAGGCATGCGACCGATCGTGGAAATCACCACGGCGAACTTCAGCCTGCTCGCGCTCGATCAGATCGTCGACAACGCCGCGAGTTACCTCTACATGTCCGGCGGGCAATTCAACGTTCCGCTCGTGATTCGCATGGGCACCGGCGGGGCGCGCCAAATGGGTGCGCAGCACTCGCACAGCCTCGAAGGCTGGTACGCGCACATTCCGGGGCTCAAGATTCTCACGCCGGCAACGCTCGCAGATGCGCGCGGTATGCTGGCAACCGCCCTCGCCGATCCCGACCCGGTGCTGATCTTCGAACATGGGACGCTCTACAACATGGAGGGCGAACTTGCCCCCGATGCGGGGGCGGTGGATATCTCGAGCGCGAGCATTCGGCGCGCCGGCCGAGACGTCAGCATCATCACCTACGGAGCGACGCTATGGAAGGCGCTCGCCGCAGCCGAAACGCTCGCGCAAGATGGGATCGAGGCGGAGGTGATCGACCTGCGGAGCCTTCGACCCCTCGACGAACGCACGATCGTGGAGTCCGTAAAGCGAACGCACCGCGCCGCGATCGTCGACGAAGGATGGAAGAGCGGCAGCATCTCCGCCGAGATCTGCGCCCGGATCGTTGAAGCGGCGTTCTACGATCTCGACGCGCCGATCGCGCGCGTCTGCAGCGCCGAGGTGCCGATGCCCTACGCGAAACAACTCGAAGATGCCGCGCTTCCGCAGGCCGAAACGATCGTCGCTACCGTCAGGTCGCTCGTGAGTCACGCCGGTGGGTGA
- the acsA gene encoding acetate--CoA ligase has translation MSNASATWAPISKRAGVAVTPNMLDYAQTCASFRWDAAWKELLSSPRAAGVNIADLAVDRQAEGPLAAHVALRWLGKRGERRDITFADLRALTNRFANALRTLGIGKGERVFALTGRVPEHTIAALGTLKNTSVFCPLFSAFGPEPLAQRLERGDARVLVTSYRLYQKHVAALRLRLPQLQHYLITDIEDHVGDGVWSFAKLLQDASPEFAIPRTEPSDMALLHFTSGTTGMPKGAIHVHEAVVMHYITGKYVLDLHPDDVYWCTADPGWVTGTSYGMIAPLLHGVTNLSDEGEFDSERWYRTLAAEAVSVWYTAPTAVRMLMRSPIEPRTAYDLRRLRFVASVGEPLNPSAVLWGQQTLGLPIHDNWWQTETGGIMIANYPSMEIRPGSMGRPVPGIEAGIVRRAAGDTIEAVTEPDAEGELALRPGWPSMFRGYLHDDARYAKCFVDGWYLTGDLARRDADGYFTFVGRADDIIKTAGHMVGPFEVESVLMEHPAVAEAAVIGKPEATIGELVKAFVVLKPEHVGNEQLSLDILGFARTRLGSVVAPKELEFIAQIPRTRSGKLMRRLLKARELGLPTGDVSTLEGT, from the coding sequence GTGTCTAACGCGAGCGCGACGTGGGCGCCGATCTCCAAACGTGCCGGCGTCGCGGTGACGCCGAACATGCTCGATTACGCGCAGACCTGCGCGTCCTTTCGATGGGACGCCGCGTGGAAGGAACTGTTGTCTTCCCCGCGCGCTGCGGGCGTCAACATCGCCGATCTCGCCGTCGATCGCCAAGCCGAAGGCCCGCTCGCGGCGCACGTCGCGCTCCGGTGGCTGGGCAAGCGCGGCGAGCGGCGCGACATTACCTTTGCCGACCTGCGCGCCCTCACCAATCGGTTCGCAAACGCGCTGCGCACGCTAGGCATCGGCAAAGGAGAGCGCGTGTTTGCGTTGACCGGCCGCGTGCCGGAACACACCATCGCCGCGTTGGGAACGCTCAAGAATACGAGTGTCTTCTGCCCGTTGTTCTCCGCGTTCGGCCCCGAGCCGCTCGCGCAACGCCTCGAACGCGGCGATGCGAGAGTGCTCGTCACCTCGTACCGGCTCTATCAGAAACACGTCGCCGCATTGCGGCTGCGGCTGCCGCAGTTGCAGCACTATCTCATCACCGATATCGAAGATCATGTCGGCGACGGTGTGTGGTCGTTCGCGAAACTGTTGCAGGACGCGTCGCCTGAGTTCGCCATTCCCCGCACCGAGCCGAGCGACATGGCGTTGTTACATTTCACGAGCGGAACCACCGGCATGCCCAAGGGAGCAATTCACGTTCACGAGGCGGTGGTGATGCATTACATCACCGGAAAGTACGTACTGGATCTGCATCCGGACGACGTGTATTGGTGTACGGCCGATCCGGGCTGGGTCACCGGAACGTCGTACGGCATGATCGCACCGCTCTTGCACGGCGTTACGAACCTCAGCGACGAGGGGGAGTTCGATAGCGAGCGCTGGTACCGAACCCTCGCGGCAGAAGCGGTGAGCGTTTGGTATACCGCTCCGACCGCCGTCCGCATGCTGATGCGTTCGCCGATCGAACCAAGAACGGCCTACGATCTGCGGCGGCTACGCTTCGTCGCGAGCGTGGGCGAACCGCTCAATCCATCGGCGGTGCTCTGGGGGCAACAGACGCTCGGCCTGCCCATTCACGATAATTGGTGGCAAACCGAAACCGGCGGCATCATGATCGCAAACTATCCCTCGATGGAAATCCGTCCCGGATCGATGGGACGCCCGGTGCCGGGAATCGAAGCGGGAATCGTTCGTCGCGCTGCGGGTGATACGATTGAAGCTGTAACCGAGCCGGACGCCGAGGGCGAACTCGCGCTGCGCCCCGGCTGGCCCTCGATGTTTCGCGGCTACCTCCACGACGATGCGCGCTACGCGAAATGTTTTGTCGACGGTTGGTATCTGACGGGAGATCTCGCGCGCCGCGATGCCGATGGATACTTCACGTTCGTCGGTCGCGCCGACGACATCATCAAAACCGCCGGGCATATGGTCGGCCCGTTCGAAGTCGAGAGCGTATTGATGGAGCACCCCGCGGTCGCCGAGGCGGCGGTGATCGGCAAACCCGAAGCGACGATCGGCGAACTGGTCAAAGCCTTTGTCGTGCTCAAACCCGAGCATGTTGGAAACGAGCAATTATCGCTCGATATCTTGGGTTTCGCACGAACGCGCCTGGGATCGGTCGTGGCGCCCAAAGAGCTCGAATTCATCGCGCAGATCCCGCGCACGCGCAGCGGCAAGCTGATGCGGCGGCTGCTCAAAGCGCGCGAGCTGGGGCTTCCCACCGGCGACGTCTCCACCTTGGAAGGCACGTAA
- a CDS encoding dihydrolipoamide acetyltransferase family protein — protein MGEFRMPSLGADMAAGTLTRWDVKPGDHVNSGDTIGVVETDKANVEIEVFESGIVDRLIVQPGAKVPVGTPLALIRGEAEAPAKAPALVRASPMARRLAREYRLDLATIAGSGPHGVVERADVERVAKQAEVRPGPAAPVPPAAPAPQPPAPQPSEGAGMRRAIAAAMTRSNREIPHYYLETHIDFSNAQRALETINLRRSVKERLLPAALLFKAVATALAEVPELNGYWIDDEPHQSERINVGMAIALRQGGLVIPAIHDADAKSLDEIMEAMRDLITRARSGSMRSSDLVDSTITVTNLGDLGVESVYGIIYPPQLALVGFGKIVERPWAENGMIGIRPILSATLAADHRATDGHRGARFLSALERYILQVQPG, from the coding sequence GTGGGTGAGTTCCGCATGCCGAGCCTGGGCGCCGATATGGCTGCCGGAACGCTTACACGCTGGGACGTAAAACCCGGCGACCATGTGAACAGCGGCGATACGATCGGCGTCGTGGAAACCGACAAAGCTAACGTCGAAATCGAAGTATTTGAAAGCGGCATCGTCGACCGGTTGATCGTGCAGCCCGGAGCGAAAGTACCGGTCGGTACGCCGCTGGCCCTCATTCGCGGCGAAGCCGAAGCGCCGGCCAAAGCTCCCGCTCTCGTTCGCGCGTCACCGATGGCGCGGCGTCTTGCGCGCGAGTACCGGCTCGATCTAGCGACGATCGCCGGCAGCGGCCCGCACGGCGTCGTCGAGCGCGCCGACGTCGAGCGCGTCGCGAAACAAGCTGAGGTACGTCCGGGGCCCGCGGCCCCCGTGCCACCCGCAGCGCCCGCGCCACAACCGCCTGCGCCGCAACCATCGGAAGGCGCCGGCATGCGGCGTGCGATTGCAGCGGCGATGACGCGGTCGAATCGCGAGATTCCGCATTACTACCTCGAGACGCACATCGACTTCTCGAACGCCCAGCGTGCGCTCGAAACGATAAACCTGCGCCGCTCGGTCAAAGAGCGGTTGCTGCCTGCCGCGCTGTTGTTCAAGGCCGTGGCAACCGCGCTCGCCGAGGTCCCGGAACTCAACGGGTATTGGATCGACGACGAGCCGCACCAGAGCGAGCGCATCAACGTCGGCATGGCGATCGCACTACGTCAGGGCGGGCTCGTGATCCCGGCCATCCACGATGCCGACGCAAAATCGCTCGATGAGATCATGGAAGCGATGCGCGATCTCATCACGCGCGCTCGTAGCGGCTCCATGCGAAGCTCCGATCTCGTTGACTCGACGATCACCGTGACCAACCTCGGCGATCTCGGCGTCGAGAGCGTTTACGGAATCATCTATCCGCCGCAGCTCGCGCTCGTGGGATTCGGCAAGATCGTCGAACGCCCGTGGGCCGAGAACGGCATGATCGGTATTCGCCCGATCCTCAGCGCGACGCTCGCTGCGGACCATCGCGCGACCGATGGGCACCGCGGCGCGCGCTTTCTCTCCGCCCTCGAACGCTACATACTACAGGTGCAGCCGGGATGA